The sequence below is a genomic window from Amia ocellicauda isolate fAmiCal2 chromosome 6, fAmiCal2.hap1, whole genome shotgun sequence.
AGGAAGCAAAtgtagagacagacagaattaAGGCAGCTGGAAGTGCAGAAGTGAATATAGATACGATTCAGTCAATCTTAGCCCAgtgctgcagcattttccacAACCAAAATAGCAGGAGCCGAGGAGAGGCAGTTTCGTAATGTGTCTCTAACAGAAATGTGTGAAGAAAGAGCTTACCTCATTGACCAACACTGACTTCTAATTCTCTTTCTCAAACTCTCAGTCCTTGGGGAGGGAATTCTGTTTCAAAACCGTTGTTCCCTTTTCTTGATTCTAGTTTTACCAATGTGCATAATCTAAAGAATGTGgtttaaaaaatgacaaaagaTATTAACAGATTTTCCATGTGTTTAGACCCTGCAGtttttctctgcatttctttaagAACTGGATTGTTcatggtttttttttattattcaacgTGGTCCTAATCCAAGTTTTGAGTGAAATACAAGTAGATTTGTTTTGCAAGCACTCAATAAAACTCAATGGGAGTTCTTTAAATCCACACCCTAGAAACCATCTAAAACCATGTGCTTTTAAGGGACATGCTTTCAATAAGAGTGGCATCTACATAATAAAAGGCAGTTTTATAAagaaaacctattttctttttaattaaagagCTTAATCATGATACATAATGAAGTGGATTATTGTGCCTTTCTTATCCTAAACTGTTTCTATAAACAGAAACAGCAGCaaaaaatttaataaaagtGTCCACTCATAAAATCATTTCTATGGttccaaatatgtattttatctaTTCatgtaataccttacatgtGAGGTTGACATTAAAACGCATTGACAGAAGCGTAAGAGAGAGTTTTCAGAGCTAGCTTTTGATCAAAGCAGATGTTTTATGATATGGTGATTGAGAAATCAGTTTGTGAAATACTGGCCAGAATTCAACTGAATCTGTCCATGCAACCGCTCAATGCACATTTCGTGTAAGATACATGTAACCCAAACACATGTTCAACAAGGGTAAAGGAATAACTGAAAAAGATTCTAATACTGGGGTATGAATAATTTGTATAACTTGCAGCTGTGCAGGAAGggtggaaataaaaataataatcttatttttatttaagattAAAGTTTAAATGGCTACACATTCAACAAATCAATGAACAGTGATTTatcataaatgtttttttttattttttattaataaatcaGCTTACAGCCACAATATTAAATATCACTTAAGCTTTATTGAAGCAGGGGAATTACATATCCTTGCCATGTTTACAAAAAGCCATTTATGCTTCACATCAATGCATAAAGGCATATCATAAGTGTGTTTTAACTCAGCAGAAGCACTGGTAAGCATTTATATATGCAAGATCATTGCTAACCAGATTTATTACAATCATACGCCTTTAATGTGGTACATATTTGCAAGATGTGTGGCATTAATAGGTGTATCAATTATAACATGATAATATCAAAACGAGTGTGTGATAAATGgggtttattatttaaaaaaaaagaaaaagaaaagaaagaaatgatatTATAATCAAGCCACGCCCCTGTCAAAGGATGTCACATGACACTGTCAGGCGCCAGTCTTTCACACAGCCATACAGAATCAGTGCATTTGggaattttagttttttgttttgtttcgttttaaagAATCACATTCTTCTACACGCCATTGCAATCAAAATGTGTCACATCACACCCATCCAATCATTGTGACGTCTCTGCGCTCAATGCACAGCAGCGCCGTTTTTGAGCATTTTCTGTTTAAGTGCTGCCCCCTGGTGCTCATACAGATAATAGTCTCCATCAAATCTCACGTTTCAAATGCACTAAGCGTTTGTCTATTTCAGTTTACATCCAAATGggaaaatcatattttaaagtaaTCATATCctgttcaaataataataaactttataTGACATAAGTATTCTTAACCTTAACTTAaaactactgcacttttgtctGGAAGACTTCTAAATACGTGTTCTTCCCAACGAAAGTTATTCCTATATCTGAAGTTTGTACAACAGCCACAGGCGATATCTAAGCAGACTACATTTGCATAAATAGTCGACTGATGTTGATGCAGATACAGAATAATATAGGATACTGATATACAAAATTGCCACATTCATACACTAGTGTgaccaaatcaatacaaattctgtgatttaaaataaagtcaTAAAGTGAGTCTTAAACAACAAATGGTGTTGCTTCAGAATTAATGGAATCTGGTCATTATTCTAATTCTAGTCATTATGTGTAAATGGTAACATATCTAGTAGTAGTGTTTTACTTCTTACAAAATATATGCGAGTTATTCTGCCCTGTAGTTGTGCATGTCCACTTGAGAGTTGTGCTCAGTGCATCTACTCCAGCAACCGTCTAGCAAAAGTCTAGTCTTCATTAAGCATGTGTAATGAATGAGAAACACCAGCCCAGGTGGGTTAATTCTATTTACTTACAGCTCGGCTCTAGATGTTACAAAAGCATGCTTTTCCTCAGACATCCCGCACAGCTGTGGCACGAGACGGAGCACAGGGATAGAGGGACGAGAGGCACTGTGTGACCCGGGTCTTTACACAAGTGTGTGCTCACTGTCGGAGCGGTAACACAGAAGGCAGGTCAGTACAACAGCTTGCAGTGACATTAAGAAGTCCATCTCCAATATTCAAGGCATGCTCTACCGAGGTATTTACAATACATCATCAAAGGTCATTATAATGCAACAATTGGTGTTTACATTATGAGCTTTATTCGGAAATTATTAGTTTCTTACTTCTATGTATTCAGCTTTATACAGCGTGTGTCAGTACTCATTCTCTACATTGTTTAAAAAGATTGGAACCACTCTTGGTTTATTTAGTGGTTACTTCTTGAATTAGATGATGCTAGTGCATCACTCAAATTACTGACACTGGTCATTCATGATTAATTCCTGGCCTTTCAcaagtggtggtgggggggcgtTGTAAAgtgtgtgtaaattgtaaagtaactaattgaaagtataattcaaattcttgttttttttcagttcCAGTTCTAGTTAACTTGTATTTATACATCAGAAATATATTACAATCAGTTACTGGATTCCGGCAACCATAGCTGAATGTGTCCATTGCCCAGAACAATATGTGCACCACATCAAactttatataattaaatacaattctaAAACAATCAATCGATTGGCAGGGTCAGATATGAGAATACTGCTTTAGTTTGGGGTTTAAATGGAAATTGTATATTAGTGGCATCATAAAAGACAGCAAAGTCACACTTCTGTTTAAAATCAAAAATACATAAGCAAAGTTTACTTAATAACCATTGTGaaactgtaaatattttattatttgtcaacaaattaaatatggAATGTGTAAATATTAACGTTCTGGATCTCTATGGGACCAGATATTGTAATGCAGTTAATCTGTCACCATGAAAAGCAATAGCATTTGCAAGAGAACAGAAAACATTCAGCATTTTGAAAGATATCTTCAGTTTAGAGGTAAGATAGCAAATAAGAACAATTTAGAGCAGATGGTCTCTTTCATTCTTTTACAAAGCAGTTGTTGTTAAAATCCCTGAAACCATTTTGTTCTTTCCAGGCACGAATGGAGGCCAGATTTAAAGACATGTAGGGCACCACCatgttataaaaaataaagcatggCCTTAAACAAGCACCTTTCTGCTGCATTTGCTAAAAGAATTAAAGAGATATATACACATTGTTGAGCAATGGGACTGCTGCTTAAACTGGAGAAACCAGAAAATAGGCCAAGCGTTATATAAAAGAATATCCATATcacaaaatgcattgttttgccTCAgggtaaaatgaaaaataataaaggccTTCACAACACAATAACAATGGAAATGGTAACATATCTAAGCATGACTGTTAACCACAATGTGTAAAATGCCAAAGGAAACCTTGCAGTGTAGCCTAGATGCGCGACTGTGGAAGGTGTGCGTACTCAAGTGTTCATTGTTACCAAGCTAATTCGTAGTGCGAGAGTTACACACATAACCAGCATTAGATCTTCAAGGCTTTGGTGGTTCCCAatgcgtgtctgtgtgcattttttgtttgtccaGCCTTTTTCTCTCACGCTCTTCATGTTCAGAATCAGCGTGCTAGAGGGCCACGGCCACGGCGAAGACGCTGACCACGCAATACATGGTGCGGTTCTCCCATCTCACCGTGCAGCTCCCTGCAGAGACCAGAAACCCCACCAATCACACACGGATGTTTGAGGACACAAGAGGCTTATAACGTTCACATGCACGGTCCCTTGCTTTAGAATTCATACGACACATGAGAACACAATCATTCCAGCTCAGTATTGCATAAGAACAAGatcaattcatttatttgttgtaatgctttatatacaccgatcagccataacagtatgcccactgacaggtgaagtgaataacactgataatctcattatcatgacacctgtcagtgggtggatatattaggcagcaagtgaacattttgtcctcaaagttgatgtgttagaagcaggaaaaatgggcagcgtaaggatctgagagactttgacaagggccacattgtgatggctagatgactgggtcagagcatctccaaaactgcagctcttgtggggtgttcccagtctggagtggtcagtacctatcaaaagtggtccaaggaaggagaagcggtgaactggcgacagggtcatgggcggccaaggctcattgatgcacgtggggagcgaaggctggcccatgtggtccgatccaacagacgagctactgtagctcaaattgctgaaaaagtgaatgctggttctgatagaaaggtgtcagaacacacagtgcatcgcagtttgttgcgtatggggctgcgtagccgcagaccagtcagggtgcccatgctgacccctgtccactgccgaaagtgcctacaatgggtcTGCTGCTACCTGCTacaatcacgagttcaaggtgttgacttggcctccaaattccccagatctcaatccaatcgagcatctgtgggatgtgctggacaaacaagtccgatccatggaggccccacctcgcaacttacaggacgtaaaggatctgctgctaacgtcttggtgccagataccacagcacaccttcagaggtctagtggagtccatgcctcgacgggtcagggctgttttgttggcaaaagggggacctacacactattaggcaggtggtcataatgttatggctgatcggtgtatgtattaattatgcATGGAAAGTATTGttcatataaataaaactgCCACCTGAGGTGCAGATTCTGACTCAGGAAGGTCGTCGTTGTTTTAAGTCGGTTACTTTGCTGCTTTATCTTTCCTCAACGGAACGCACTCAGAGGTTCTACGTTAGCAAATGTGTCAAACCTTACCATCAGTGGCGGTGTCCCAGTAGCAGGAGTTGGCCGTGTGCAGGCCGGCCCCGCTCTTCTGCATCACCGCACAgttcactgcaacacacagagcACTCAGAGTGACCCACCGCTAATGGCTCTAGACATACAAACGTTTGCTTTCTGCCTCATCAGCGCTATTAAGTCGTCACCCACTGCCACGCCATCTCAGAATCCATTCAGGGCACGGAGCCGTGATGCGACAGAATAATACCGACTGAGGCATTGCTCAGTCTCCTGgtacacaatttaaaacacaTATTAGGATGTTTTTGCTACAATTAATAAAGATGTGACTTTAAAAGGCAGATGAGACCTGGCTGAATCAAATAACTAGTCTGTTTGTACTGGTAATACAGCAGTGGCTGACAGATGCGTAGTGATGGGTGGACAGAATGAAGCGCCGGGCAGAGATACTTGCCAATGTACTTGAAGGGTTTCCCCTGTTTGACCAGCTGGGTGAGGGAGTGCTCCACGATGCTGGCCGTCCACTGGTTCACTTTGTTCTGGTTGTAATCCACTCCACCAATGATGCCTTCGATGCACTGAAaacaagacattttattttttattttattgttttacacaAAGGCCAGGGTGTTTCAGTTCACTTCTACTCACATGCTagactgtaacattgtacagcAGATGTGTAATGTTTCATATTTTcgatttataattataatcttTTCTTCTTAAGTGGTCTTATTCACATTTACGACAGGAAATCTTATAGCCAAGgtgataaaaatgtattgtgttgaaATTTACTAATCCGACTAGGTTTTGTTAATCCATTTTCTCTTGGGGAAAAACATTATCTTATAATCGTATGGCATAATTTTCACATGCATTACAACAGTGGTAAAATATGAGTACCTCTTTGACATAGTTACTTGCTTCATCTGGATTGAAGGATACCTATAAAAGTAGAGAAAGTAGTTACACATACCATAATTCTCTGAAAGCAAACATAATTCTGTACatcataaatacaaataacaccTTGATCATTTTGATATACAAAACATTTGTAATGAATTCTCTTCAAAATATTATGTTCCTCACACTATTGCACAGAAATCAGGATGGTTGCtgtaatttgatttattgttgTAACACACCCTGCTGAAACAGAGTTAATAGCTCTAGATTGAGTCAAAACGTGTGAATCATCTGACCatctattcatattattttaaattgatttgcaagTTGATTTTTAACTGCTTTTGTTGCAAGTTTCCTAGAAACTCTGGGGATAACCTCCAGTCAATTTATGAAAGCAAAGTTGAGATTCTAGTCAGGAGGAGATAATTAGGCTTAACCAGGAAAGGAAATACTTTCATCACTGTAGAGAATACAAATAATGACACCTAGTCTATATAATGATAACTAtaatcaacatcatcatcatcatgaaaAAGCCAACTTCTTAAGGATAGTGTAAGTAATGCACCGTTTCTAGCTAATGTCTGATACAGAAGACCAACTAGAAACCATAATGTCTCAGATCCGGCCCACTAAGAGCCAGTCCTGGCCCGGTCCGTCCACCCGCTGCCCGCTGACGCTCTGGCCACACCCTCTGACTCGCTGCAGGCGTAGCGCAGACatccgcagctctgcgcagatcgacgcggctccaccaatgggggGCGCTGGGACTCCGCCGATCTGCGCACGACTGCGGACGTCTGCGCTGTAACGCTGAAACGGGACCTGTATTCCCAGTCAGCAGACAAGCGGTGGCCAGACGCCAAGCGCAGCCCCTACAGCGTTTTAACTTAATCTTTAATCAGGAAACGATATATATTTGACTCAGGCCTGTTTACCCGCCTCTATTCTATGTTTTTAATGATCTGCTGACTGATGTCCTGTAATCCATCGATGGGTACAAATGCACCCTTCAAAACTTGTCCCCTGCCGCCCGTCGCTTTCCTCCCGACTGCGGCCTGCGCCCGTCCGGGGTGGACGTCGCTCTTAGAGGCCCTACCTCGTCGCTGTTATGGTACTCCTCCATTGTTTCGCGCACACGGGCGGAGATGATCCCACTGCAAGCCGCTGTCGGTGACACAGCGCCAGGTTCCTGTCCAGCTGTCAgtccggagctgctgctcgacGAGTGCCGGGCAAGGGAGTCCCACCCCGCCGGCAAGGGGAGCGGATCTGGTGATCGCCCCCTAGCGGTAAGAGGTCTACATGCCACCCGTTTGGAAATGTGAACAAAAACGCATAATGTCTCACTTCATGTCTTCTTTCATATGCACTGAATGTCAGAAAAGGCCCTATTCCCAAAGTGCAGTTTGCTGTtactgttgtgtgttttttgacCCTGGGTAAGGCTGGATTGATAGTTAAATACACCATGTTCCTTTTAATGCCacgcaaaaatatatattactgcAGCTGCATGCATGGCTATGGTTGGTCACAATTGTACATTGAAAAAACTAATAACATAACTAATTAAGGTATTTTGATTTCCTATGTTTAGGTTAGCGGTTTTGTGTAGAGTTTGTAAATGTACAATGCGTGTAGTTACTTCATATGGACACCAGAGGGAACTCAGTTAAAGCATCTGAATTGATGTTAAAATGTGATGGATTGAAAAAGAGTCACAGCACCTTATACAGAAACTTCAAGAAACATAATCTTTCTCAACAATTAGCCATTTTTGGACCCTCTCAGTTATAGATGAAATGATGTTCTTGGCATAATAATGTCTGTAACTGTCAATACGTTCAAATCAATGTTTGTACTCTAGTAGCTGTGCCATCATTGTGTAATTTATGTTAATCAGGTATGCAGGACTGTAGAAACTGTGATTATAAGCTGTTGTTGTCTCAATTAATCACAAAAACATGGTCCCAACCACCAGACTTAAGAATATCTCAATTGATTTTCAGCGCATACAGACCAGTGGTATGTTTGGCACAGATTTAAGCTCCTGTGAAGACACACATCAGGTCCACTGTGAAGCAAGGTGGCGGATCGGTCGTGCTTTAGTGCTGTTGTGCATCCTGTAGGCATGGTGCCCGTGTTATGCTTGGCTGTTTTAGCCAATAAACCTATCAGCCTCTGTCCAGAAGCTCAAACTTTGTGTGCAATTTTCAAGCACAGTAACAATCCTTATCACACAGCCATGGTTAACAGAGCAAAAAACTAAAGTTCTTCTTAGGCCATCCATCACAATTTCCAGGCCTCAATCCTACAGAAAACTTCCAGTGCATGTAGGTA
It includes:
- the dynlt3 gene encoding dynein light chain Tctex-type 3, with the protein product MEEYHNSDEVSFNPDEASNYVKECIEGIIGGVDYNQNKVNQWTASIVEHSLTQLVKQGKPFKYIVNCAVMQKSGAGLHTANSCYWDTATDGSCTVRWENRTMYCVVSVFAVAVAL